CCGACGAAGCCGCGGACGTACAGCACCGGGTTGAGAACGTCGCCGCGTCAGGGGTTCCGTCGGTGTGGGTGGGCAGCACCGGCGCCAAGGCGGCCGAAGTGGTGGCGGCCGCCGGCCGTTCCGCCGAGCAGATGTCCGAGGCGTTCCGCAAGGCGTCCAAGGCTCTCTACGACCTCTCCGACGCACTCACTTCCGCCCAGTCCAAGGACGGCGACGGCCGCGAACAGTTGCGCAGTGCTCGCACGATGCTCGGCGGCGGCGACGGCTTCTTCGACGACATGGTCGAGACGGACGACGAGGAATCCGACCGCAAGCGGGCCCAGGAGACAGCGGGAACGGGGGCCGACTTCCTCTACTACGCCGCGCAGGAAGCGGACGACGCGGCGCGGACGGCTGCGCGGGAGCTGAACAAGTACGCGGCCGAGGCCCGTGCCGGTCAGATGCACACCGACAACATCTCCGCCGCCGACCGCCTCGTCCTCGCCGACGTCGGCGTGTTCGGGGGCCCGCAGGAACAGAACGAACTCCTCACTGCCGGCGACCTCGAACGTTCCGGCCGTTTCATGGAGAAGATGAACCCGCAGGACGAGGCCCGCTTCGAGCGGATGCTCGCCGATGCCAAGACGCCGCAGGAGCGGGCGTATCTGGTCAAGGCGCTGGCCGCGGGCATGACGTGAACCAGGTCGGCCAGTTCCAGGACAAGATCCACGGCAAGGACCCGCACTGGCTTCAGCAGCACCTCAGCCCGGTCGTCACAGCCGGCGACAGCAAGGCGGACGAGGGGCGCAATGCCGACGGGTCGAACAAGAACACCGACTACCAGTGGTTCGGCGACGAGAAGTGGTCCCAGGAGGGCAACACCTGTGTGCCGTCGAGCACCGTGACCGCCCGCGCGATGGTCGATCCCGTCTACGCGCTGGAGTTGACCGGCGGGCCGTCCGGGCAGGAGAACGACCCCGACGCCTTCCGCGACCGTCTCCACGACGAACAGCTGCGCCTGCACGAGGAAGGCGACGGCGACTACACCCACTGGTGGTCCGACGCTCCGGATGGAATGGACAGCGACGGGCAGAACGAGATCGCCAACGCCGAGATCAGCCCGCACACCGGCAGCGAGTACGAGTACCAGCAGGTTCGCGGTGCGGACGAACGCCGTGACGTGCTGCCGGACATCGAGAAGTCCGTTGCCGAGGGCAGACCCGTCCCCATCGAAGTGGAGGGGTACGACAAGGACGGCCGGCACGGGCACCAGATGATGGTGATCGGTCAGGAGGGCGACATGCTGCAGATCTACAACCCGTGGGGCCAGACGACCTGGGTCAGCGAGGACGACTTCGTCAACGGCCGCATGGACAAGGCCTCCGACTCCCGCATGCCCGACGCGTACGCCGTCCATCTGCCCGCCGACCGATAAGTGAGCGTCATGACCAGCGTCCTGCGCCGACTCGCCCTTCCAGCCCTGCTGACGACCATGCTCGCGGGCTGCGGCCTCACCGGGCCGGACACCTACGAGCTGGGTGAGACGCAGATACAGGTGGACGAGGGGGAGGAGTTCACGCTGTCCGTTCCGGTCGACACCGCGATGGGCGAGTGGTGGTACCTGACCTCGCCGGAGCCCGACACCGACATCGTCCGGAACACGGACAAGCGGGAGGAGATCGAGGCCGACGACGACGCCATCGGCAGCGGGAGCGGAACGGACTCCTTCGACTTCAAGGCTGTCGGTCCCGGCACGACGAAGATCCGGCTCATCCAGTGCCCGCACGGTGCTTGCGCCGGCGGCGGCGATGCCGGCGGTCCCGTCACCGCGTCCCCCGTCCCGAGCGGCAGCCCCACCCCCGACAAGAAGTACCGAGCCACCATCCACACCTACACCGTCACCGTGAGCAAGCCATGACCCCCGCGCCGCAGACCTCGCCCCCTGGTCGGACCGACGACGAGCTGGCGCGGTCGGACATCCCGGCCATGCTGCGTTACGGCCTCTCCTTCGCCGGACGGCACCGCACCGCCCTCTTCGGCGACGGCGCGGTGGGCGCCGCCGTTCTGCTGGACCGGCTCGGCATCCGGCCTCGGGCCGTGGCCTTCCTCGCCCAGGTGGTGCGCAGCGGGGGTGTCCGGTACGCGGCCGAGCTGCGCGAGCCGGTGCCGGGCGATGAGGCGGTCTCCATGGTCCGTGCGTGGCTGGAGTCCGCGGCCACCGCCGTCGACGGGGTAGACGGCGACGAGGACGCGGCCCGCTGGCTGGAGACCGTCGCCGAACTGCTCGGCCTCAGACACGTCCACCGCTCTCGGGTGGCCGGGGAGTGAGCCGCGGCCCACAAATTCCGTCGAGTTCGCTCCGGTGGCTGCCTACTCTGGCCGTATGGCCCACGCGAAGACCTCGTACGTCTGCCTGCCCTGCCGGGCCTCGTACAAGCAGCCGTACGACAGGGACAGGCAGCGGATCTGCCCCCGTTGCGCGGAGCCGTTGATCCACGTCGGCTCCGCCTTCGCCGCGCCGCCACGCCGTGACCGCGCGGCCTGGCGGACCCTGTCCGTGCTGCTGCACGCGGGCGTCCGGTTCCACAAGAGTTGCTGCGGCGGGCCCGGTTACCGCCCGCGCACTCTGCGGGAGGTGCGTGAGCGGATGGCCCACGCGCGCCGCACCGGTGAACCCTGCGCTCGGGCACTCGTCCGTTGCGAGATGCCCTGACGCACTCCCCGGTCACGGGCGTTCATCCCGGCTGTCTCACAGCCCCGCCCGTGCCAGCAGCACCGGCAGCGCCTCCGGCTTGACTTTCTGTACCGACCGCACCTGGCCCAGGCCGAGTTCCTCGCGGCTCACCGGCTCCCGGTACAGCGCCTTCGTCGCCTCGGCGATCATGGTCACGGCGACCAGGTAGGGAACGTCGGGGTCCTCGTCGTCCGCCCGGGGTTCCTCGTCGACCTCGGCCACCGCGGCGACCGCCGACTCCGGCTGGGCGAAGAAGAACCAGAGGCGGTCGCCGGGCTGCATCCGGTAGCGACGGCTGAGCCAGAGCTCCAGTTCCGGCTCCTCCTCCGCCACTTGCAGCATCGTCTCCTTGTCGGACGGCTCCCCGTCCAACGAGTCCTTGCGCGGATTGAGGATGTAGATCCAGTCCGCCATGGGATCCCCTTCGGTCAGGGCCCTGGGCCCGCGGCAAGGCGCATGGTGCGGTGCCTCATCGTGCCAGGCCACGATCTCCAGGCATACACATTTTTCTGGGACCCGTCGGTCGGTCCGTGGCCGCCGTCCCGTGTCGGGGGCGTTGTCAGTGGGTGCCGATAGCTTGATCCCGTTGCGCCGCTCTGGCGTTGACGTCCCCTTTCGCATGCATGGGAGATGGTGCGTTGTCGGTGTGGGAGAAGTCGAGTACGGCGCGGGTCGTGCCGTCCGCGCGCCCGAGGAAGCTCGCGAAGGTGCCCTTCGTGGAGCTGGCCGACGGGCGGTTGCAGGGTGTGGTGTCCAGTGGGTCGGACATCGGACGGGTGTATGTGTCGTCGGTCGAGGCCGCGACGTACGCGTTCGCGTGCAGCACCAACAACAACCGCCCCTGCGGCGGGGCGCGCGGATGGTTCTGCAACCACATACGTGCGCTGATCAGTGAGGCGGTGCTTCAGTACGGCGTCGAGCGCGTGGGCCGGTATCTGAAGGTCGAGGTCGCCGGTGGCGCGTCCGCCGATGCGGGCTCCCTCACCGATGCGATGACCGCGGTTCAGCCGGGGCAGGGGGACAGTTCGGCCGCGGCTCAGGTGTTCAGCCGGTTCCTGCGGCATCTGGCCTATCTCGAACTCGCTCCGAGTACCGCTCCGTTGCCCGAGATGCAGTGGTTCCCCACGACGGGGGCGGTGGCCTGATGCGTGCCGATCTGCTGACCGACGCCGTCGACGGGCTCGACGAGGCCCTTGCCGCCGTGGACGGTTTCGACGAAGTGCTGGTCGCCGGTCTACTGCGTCCGCAGCCCGCCCAGGCCCACGGGCTGGCCGCACTCGCCGAGGCCGTCTCGGGCTCGCCGCTGGCGGCGCGGGTCGCCGAGGCCGCCGAGAAGACCGCTGCGGGGGCCGCCGGCGAGGATCACTTCGTCGCGCTCGCCGCCGCCCGCACCGCCCTGCTCGGCTCCGTGCACGATGCGCTCGTCCTGCGCGTCGAGGAGGCGGTCGGGCGGCCTCGGGACGAACAGCGCGCCGCTGTGGCCGGTGATGCGAAGGACGCGGTCAATCTGCTGACCGCGGCGCGCAGTTGGCTGTGCGACGTCGCCCGGGCCGGATGGCAGGGCATCGACCATGAACTCGTCGGCGGGGCGGTGCCCGTCGTGTCCGCGATGCTGCCCGACGCCGCCCTGCGCCGCCTGGCCACGCTGCTGGACGGTTTCGCCGCCGAGCTGGCCGCGTCCTGCCCCGGAGCGACCCTGGAGCGTGTCCCGGTGCGGCGCTGGGCCGACCTGTGGTCGCGCGCCATGCTGCTGACGGTGCCCGGAGCTGGGGCCTCCGCTCCCGGCGTCACCGAGGCGACGGGCCGTCTGCTGCCGCTCGGTGTCGACGTGCAGGAGCACGCCACCGCCGTACAGGCACAGGTTCATGCCGTGTTCGAACCGGCGGACGGCGGCACACCGCGGCTGGTGCGGGCCTCGGTGTCCGCGCCCAAGCCGGACACTGTCGTCGGTGCCGGGCTGTGGCAGCTGTTGCGGCCGCGCATGTCCCTGCTGGCCGCGGTGAGCGAGGGGCGGGCGATGGAGCTCGACGCGATGCCCGTCACCGGTGAGGGCGACCTGATCTGGGACGACGCCCGGGCCCGGACGGGTGAGCCCGCCGAGGTGTTCGCCACCGCGCGGGTGGCGCTGCCCACCGCTGCCGCCTTCCCGACAGCGCCGCTCGACCGGCATCCGGCGCGTATCGCCGTGCCCGTCCTGCTGGAGGGGTATGCCGTGGAGGAGGGCGAGGACGGGGTGGCGTTCCAGGTCGCGGGGCAGCGTCTCGCCGTCGACACCGACCGGGTTCCGGCCGCAGGTCCGCTCACCCCCGAGGTGGTCGCCTCGTCCGCCGCGTGTGTCGGGCTGCTCCGCTGGGACGCCGGGGAGTTCCTTCTCCAGCCGCTCGCCGTCGAGCGGACCGTGCGGAAGAAGTCCGTCGCGGTGCATGCCGGGGCCTGGGCCGGAGGTACGACCGACAAGGCCGGTGTACGGGCCGAGAAGGCCGCCACCGACGCCGTCAACGTGCTGCGCGAGCGGGCGGGGAGGCTGCTGCGGAAATGAGCGAGCAGATCATCGAAGAGGCCCCCGCGCCCGATGCTGAGGAGAACCGGCGGCAGGTGCTGTACTGGCGGCTGCTGGCCCGGCTGTTCGACCCCGAGGAGCAGGCCGGCCTGGAGTCGGCGAGTCTCGCCGTGGTCGAGGACATCGGTCTGCCGTCCGCGCTGCTCGACCCGGGGGCGTCCGTCGACTCCGTCGTGCAGCGGCATCCGGAGCTGGCCGCCGAGTTCGACGGACTGATGGCACCCGAGCCGGACGACGAGGACGGTGGGCGTGACCGGGCCGCCGAGGTGCGACGCGCGGCGCTCGTGTCGAAGGTGCTGCTGAACGTCTTCGCGACCGGCTCCGGCACCGTCACCGCCGAGCAGCTGGCGCGCTGGCAGTCCGACGCGGGATGGCTGGAGCGGGCGCTGGGCTGCCGGCCCGGCGACCTGCGCGGCGGACGTGGCGGTGCCGGCGGTGCGGGAGGCGGGCCGGGCGTCAGCCCGACCGGTACCGGTTTCGGCGGACCCACGCCCGACCTGAGCCGTCTGATCCCCGAGATCGGGCCGGAGCTCGGTGCCCTCGAGGCCGGTCTCGTCAAGCGCATGCATCTGCGCGAGGTGCTGGCCGATCCCGCGCTGGCCTCGCAGCTGACACCGAGCATGTCCCTGATCGAGCAGTTGCTGCGCGACAAGGACAACCTCTCCGGTGTCGCCCTCGCCAACGCCAAGTCGCTGATCCGCCGTTACGTCGACGAGGTCGCCCAGGTGCTGCGCACCCAGGTGGAGAAGGCCACGGTCGGTGACATCGACCGGTCCGTCCCGCCCAAGCGGGTCTTCCGCAACCTCGACCTTGACCGGACCATCTGGAAGAACCTCACCAACTGGGATCCGGAGGGCGAGCGGCTCTACGTCGACCGGCTCTACTACCGGCACACCAGCCGCAAGACGACACCCCAGCGGCTCATCGTGGTCGTGGACCAGTCGGGTTCGATGGTCGACTCGATGGTCAACTGCACCATCCTGGCGTCCATCTTCGCCGGGCTGCCGAAGGTCGACGTCCACCTCATCGCGTACGACACCCAGGCGCTGGACCTGACGCCCTGGGCGCACGACCCGTTCGAGACGCTGCTGCGGACCAAGCTCGGCGGCGGCACCGACGGCACCGTCGCCATGGCGCTCGCCCAGCCGAAGATCGCCGAGCCGCGCAACACCGTCGTGGTGTGGATCTCCGACTTCTACGAATGGCGCACGGACGAGCTGTTCGAGAGCATGGCCGCCGTCCACCGCTCGGGGGCGAAGTTCATCCCGGTGGGTTCGGTGACCAGCTCCGGGCGCGGCAGCGTCAACCCGTGGTTCCGGGAGAAGTTCAAGGACCTCGGTACGCCGGTGATCTCCGGCCACATCAAGAAGCTCGTGCACGAGCTCAAGACGTTTCTCACCTGATCAACCGGCGTACGTCCACGTCTCGTTGTGATCCCCTTGTACGGAAGGCTTTCCCACATGTCAGACCTGCTGCGCGCCCCTGCCGAGATCAAGTACGCCGAGGAGCTCGACTGGCTGGAGTCGATCGACGACGGTCCCAAGCCGTTCTCGTGGCGGCTCTCCCCGAAGATGGTCCGCCTGTTCGTCCTCGGCTCCGAGCGTGCCGACGGACTGGACCGCGAGGTGTCGCAGAAGTGGTTCGGCGACCGCAGCTTCGTCGAGCGGTCCATCGTCACCCTCGCCTCCGACCGCGGTCTGCTGCTCATCGGTGACCCCGGCACGGGCAAGAGCTGGCTGGCCGAACTGCTGTCCGCCGCGATCAGCCGCAACTCCACGCTGGTGGTGCAGGGCACGGCCGGGACCACCGAGGACCACATCAAGTACTCGTGGAACGTGTCGATGGTCATCGCCAAGGGCCAGTCACGGGAGTCGATGATCCCCTCGCCGATCATGACCGCGATGGAGGGCGGTTCGATCGGCCGCTTCGAGGAGCTGACCCGGTCGACGAGCGACGTCCAGGACGCGCTGATCTCGATCCTCTCCGAGAAGTACATCTCCGTCCCCGAGCTGGAGAGCGGCGGCGGTGACGACAACATCGTCTTCGCCAAGCCCGGCTTCTCGATCATCGCCACCGCCAACAGCCGCGACCGGGGCGTCAACGACCTGTCGTCCGCGCTGAAGCGCCGGTTCAACTTCGTCCGCATCCCGGTCGTGACGAACAAGAAGAGCGAGGCGGAGATCGTCCGCTTCCGCACCGAGGAACTGCTGCGCCGGCACTCGATCGACCTCGACGTGCCGCCGACCCTCCTCGATGTGCTGCTCCAGAGCTTCGCCGACCTGCGTGCGTCCGCCGCGGCGGCCGGCAGCGACGACGAGAAGCTGGAGTCCGCGCTGTCGACGGCCGAGCAGATCGGTGTGCTGGAGGACGCCGTCCTGCACAGCAACTTCTTCGGTGAGCGGGCCCTGACCGCCCGCACCCTGGCCTCGTCCCTCGTCGGCTCCCTCACCCGGCGTGAGCCCGAGGACCTGGCCATCCTCAACAAGTACCTGCACGGTGTCGTCGAGCCGCGCAGCAAGGAGGAGGGCGGCTCCTGGCCCGAGTTCCTCGAAGGCGGCCGTGACGCGATCGCCACCCTGTCATGAGCGGGCCCCGGGAGAGCACGTCGTTCGGCGCGCTCCGCGGCCAACTGCAGGAGGCCGCGGCCACGTTCGCGGGCGGGCCCGACGCCCTTGAGGGCATCCTCCTCGGCATGGTCGACGACGTCGACCGCGCGGTGCGCGAGCCGCTGGAGATCTTCCCCGTCTGTCACCACTCCCCCGCCTCGGCTCTCGCCATGGCCCGTCGGCTGCGCGAGAAGCAGCCCAAGGTGGTGTACCTGGAGCTGTGCGAGGACATGGCGCCGCTCCTGACCGAGCTGCGCAACTGCCGGCTGCCGGTGGCGGTGCAGGCGTTCGCCGGCGACGTCGACGGATTCCCGGCCGACTGGGCCCCGCTGTCGGTTGTGGCGCCGGTCACGGAGGCGTCCGCCGAGTACCAGGCGATCGCGTACGCCCTGGACACCCCGGGCGTCGAGCTGGTGCTCGTCGACCGGTCCTCGGACCACGTCTTCCAGTGGGACAGAAGAGGCGAGCACGCCCAGGACCAGGAGGGGGCCACGCCCCCGGAAGAGGCCGAGGCCGCGCTGCACGGCGAGGCCGTAGGCGTCGAGATCGGCGACCTGCGGCCGCGCTTCGCCGAGTTGGAGGAGCATCTGCTCCGCCACGGGAAGGTGCGGCACTGGTCGGAGTGGTGGCACCAGTACGTCGAAGTCCCGCTCGGGGACAGCGATCACGACACCTACCGCCAGGTCATGTTCCTCATCGGCACCCTGTTTCGGCGGCTCGCCCCCGGCGAGGGGTCCCGAGTCCGGGTGGACGAGGACCGCGAGCGGTACATGTGGACCCGTATGCGCGAGCACCTGACGGCCACCGGCACGGACCCGGAGGACTGCCTTTACGTGTGCGGCGCGTTCCATGCGGCCAGCCGTGTCGAGGAGTTCGGTGTCCACGGCGCCTCGGACACCTTCACGATCTCCCCTCGTACGGCCACCACCTGGCAGTACGGGCTGATCCCGTCCAGTCACGCGGCGATCGAGGCTCAGTTCGGGCTCGCCGCGGGCTCGGTGTCGATCGCGGCGACGGAGTGGGCGAAGACCCTGAAGCGGACCCGGGTGAAGCCGTTCCGGCTGGAGGGCCAGGCGGGGACGAAGAAGTCCGGGAAGAAGACGGCACTCCCCGCCGTCGCCGTGGCACCTCAGTCCACGGTCGCCGCGGACAAGCTGACCGGCTTCCTGCGCAGACCGCCCGTGCTCGACGGTCTGGACGAGGCCGAACTGCTCGGCTGGTCGGTCGACATCGTGCGCGCGGCCCGGCGCAACGGCTATCTGGCGTCCACCGCCGACGCCATCGCCGTCTTCGAGACGTCGATCCTGCTCGCCGGCATGCGGGACCGAGCCAAGCCGACGCCGTACGACTTCCAGGACGCGGCGGTCACCTGCATCGAGAAGGACAGCGTGCCGGGGCGGCGGGACGTGCGGCGTCTCGTCGAGATCATGATGGGCGGCGACCGGATCGGCCAGGTCGGCTACGACTCGCTGCCGCCGCTGGCACGCGATGTGTACGACCGGCTCGCACCGCTGGAGCTGAAGCTCGAGCAGCGCGGGGTGCGCCGGGCACTGCTGGACATGGCGTCCCGGCCGGAACTCCAGGCGTGTTCGGACGTGTTGTGGATGCTGCGGCGGCTGCTGCCGCAGGGTGCGGCACGGCCGATCATGGGTGAGCGGGGGCTCGGTGAGCGGTCGATCCAGGAGTCCTGGGACCTGGCGCTCGGCACGCATCAGCGGGCACTGATCGAGCTGGGCTACGAGGGTGTCAGCCTTGAGCAGGTCCTGGAGCAGCGGCTGCGGCGCGACGCGTACGGGGCGCAGGCGACGACGGCGACGGTGCTGGCCGCGGTCGAGGACGCGACCCTGTACCTGCGCAGCCGCCGTCTCTCCGACGAGTTGGGCACGCACGCGCTGAAGGTGCTCGCCACCGAGCGGAGCGTGGACGGCGCGCCGGAGGTGCTGCGAAGGGTGCGGGCGCTGCTGGCGTACTACCGCACCAGCGAGCCGGTGCTGCCGTCGTGGATCGAGTCCTTCGTCAAGACGGGCTACGCCCACTACTGCACGCTGCTGCCGACGGCGTTCCGGGACGAGGACGCGACGGTCGGGCAGGTCGCGGCGATGCTCGGCTTCCTGTTCAGCATGGAGAGCCTGGCCCTGTCGCTGGGCTGCGACCGGGCCCAGCTGGAGCTGGCGGTGGCCCAGTCGCACCCCGACGAGCCGTCGAAGACGGCACTGCTGTGGGCGGCACAGGTGCAGCTCGGCACGCTGTCCCGGGCCGAGCTGCGGGCGCGGTGTGCCGAACTGCTGGACAATCCGCTGGTCGTGCCCGCCTATCCGCGCTACCTGAGCGGCTTCGTACACGCGCTGGAGCCCGTGCCGGGGCTGGCGGACGTGGTCGTGGAGGCGGTGTCGAACGCGTTCGGGCGGCTGCCGGACACGGTGCTGCTGCCGTGGCTGCCGCTCCTGATCACCACCCTGCGCTCCGGCGCGTCCGACCTCGCTCCCCTGCTGATCCGCGAGGCCGGTCGCATCTTCCCGGGCCGGCTGGCGGCACTGGACACGTGGGTACCGCCGTGGCGGATGCCGCAGACGGATCCGTTCGCCGCGGCACGGCCGAAGCCCGCACCCGACGTCCACCGCGGCCCCACGCTCCTCACGAAGCACCCGGCGACCTGCGACGCGGTGGCGGAACTGCTCGGCTGCGACGGCGTATGGGCAGGGACCGCGGCCGGGCCGAACCCGTCGGGCGGGGCCGTGCTCACGGCCCGTCATC
The DNA window shown above is from Streptomyces chartreusis and carries:
- a CDS encoding protease inhibitor I42 family protein, with amino-acid sequence MTSVLRRLALPALLTTMLAGCGLTGPDTYELGETQIQVDEGEEFTLSVPVDTAMGEWWYLTSPEPDTDIVRNTDKREEIEADDDAIGSGSGTDSFDFKAVGPGTTKIRLIQCPHGACAGGGDAGGPVTASPVPSGSPTPDKKYRATIHTYTVTVSKP
- a CDS encoding deoxyxylulose-5-phosphate synthase gives rise to the protein MAHAKTSYVCLPCRASYKQPYDRDRQRICPRCAEPLIHVGSAFAAPPRRDRAAWRTLSVLLHAGVRFHKSCCGGPGYRPRTLREVRERMAHARRTGEPCARALVRCEMP
- a CDS encoding EVE domain-containing protein, with translation MADWIYILNPRKDSLDGEPSDKETMLQVAEEEPELELWLSRRYRMQPGDRLWFFFAQPESAVAAVAEVDEEPRADDEDPDVPYLVAVTMIAEATKALYREPVSREELGLGQVRSVQKVKPEALPVLLARAGL
- a CDS encoding vWA domain-containing protein, which produces MSEQIIEEAPAPDAEENRRQVLYWRLLARLFDPEEQAGLESASLAVVEDIGLPSALLDPGASVDSVVQRHPELAAEFDGLMAPEPDDEDGGRDRAAEVRRAALVSKVLLNVFATGSGTVTAEQLARWQSDAGWLERALGCRPGDLRGGRGGAGGAGGGPGVSPTGTGFGGPTPDLSRLIPEIGPELGALEAGLVKRMHLREVLADPALASQLTPSMSLIEQLLRDKDNLSGVALANAKSLIRRYVDEVAQVLRTQVEKATVGDIDRSVPPKRVFRNLDLDRTIWKNLTNWDPEGERLYVDRLYYRHTSRKTTPQRLIVVVDQSGSMVDSMVNCTILASIFAGLPKVDVHLIAYDTQALDLTPWAHDPFETLLRTKLGGGTDGTVAMALAQPKIAEPRNTVVVWISDFYEWRTDELFESMAAVHRSGAKFIPVGSVTSSGRGSVNPWFREKFKDLGTPVISGHIKKLVHELKTFLT
- a CDS encoding ATP-binding protein, with protein sequence MSDLLRAPAEIKYAEELDWLESIDDGPKPFSWRLSPKMVRLFVLGSERADGLDREVSQKWFGDRSFVERSIVTLASDRGLLLIGDPGTGKSWLAELLSAAISRNSTLVVQGTAGTTEDHIKYSWNVSMVIAKGQSRESMIPSPIMTAMEGGSIGRFEELTRSTSDVQDALISILSEKYISVPELESGGGDDNIVFAKPGFSIIATANSRDRGVNDLSSALKRRFNFVRIPVVTNKKSEAEIVRFRTEELLRRHSIDLDVPPTLLDVLLQSFADLRASAAAAGSDDEKLESALSTAEQIGVLEDAVLHSNFFGERALTARTLASSLVGSLTRREPEDLAILNKYLHGVVEPRSKEEGGSWPEFLEGGRDAIATLS
- a CDS encoding DUF5682 family protein yields the protein MSGPRESTSFGALRGQLQEAAATFAGGPDALEGILLGMVDDVDRAVREPLEIFPVCHHSPASALAMARRLREKQPKVVYLELCEDMAPLLTELRNCRLPVAVQAFAGDVDGFPADWAPLSVVAPVTEASAEYQAIAYALDTPGVELVLVDRSSDHVFQWDRRGEHAQDQEGATPPEEAEAALHGEAVGVEIGDLRPRFAELEEHLLRHGKVRHWSEWWHQYVEVPLGDSDHDTYRQVMFLIGTLFRRLAPGEGSRVRVDEDRERYMWTRMREHLTATGTDPEDCLYVCGAFHAASRVEEFGVHGASDTFTISPRTATTWQYGLIPSSHAAIEAQFGLAAGSVSIAATEWAKTLKRTRVKPFRLEGQAGTKKSGKKTALPAVAVAPQSTVAADKLTGFLRRPPVLDGLDEAELLGWSVDIVRAARRNGYLASTADAIAVFETSILLAGMRDRAKPTPYDFQDAAVTCIEKDSVPGRRDVRRLVEIMMGGDRIGQVGYDSLPPLARDVYDRLAPLELKLEQRGVRRALLDMASRPELQACSDVLWMLRRLLPQGAARPIMGERGLGERSIQESWDLALGTHQRALIELGYEGVSLEQVLEQRLRRDAYGAQATTATVLAAVEDATLYLRSRRLSDELGTHALKVLATERSVDGAPEVLRRVRALLAYYRTSEPVLPSWIESFVKTGYAHYCTLLPTAFRDEDATVGQVAAMLGFLFSMESLALSLGCDRAQLELAVAQSHPDEPSKTALLWAAQVQLGTLSRAELRARCAELLDNPLVVPAYPRYLSGFVHALEPVPGLADVVVEAVSNAFGRLPDTVLLPWLPLLITTLRSGASDLAPLLIREAGRIFPGRLAALDTWVPPWRMPQTDPFAAARPKPAPDVHRGPTLLTKHPATCDAVAELLGCDGVWAGTAAGPNPSGGAVLTARHPATADALESLLAGG